The following proteins are encoded in a genomic region of Streptomyces gobiensis:
- a CDS encoding AfsR/SARP family transcriptional regulator — translation MGSEQGLRFHVLGAVEGWAGDARLRLGGVIQERILVTLLLEYGRLVPVARLVEAAWDELPPLSAEHQVRKAISDLRRRIPGGAGVIVTDGPGYRAESAEFGLDLSEFARGLRLAREAVAEERRSDAVVALREALALWRGPVMVGRGGRVIEAAAIVWEERRLAASEQCFELRLALGEAGELVGDLRALVSQHPLREAPRGHLMLALYRAGRGVEALEEYGAVRALLAEELGIDPGARLAGLHEAILREDPDLAPPHRPASAGPDGSPGPAQGIRALPYDPPDFTGRNEELELLLDHVRRPGGEGTHVIAIDGMGGAGKTALAVHAAHRLAPHYPDGQLHIDLRGFTPGESPFRPGAALESLLRALGMPHQPLPGSAEERARVWRAALARKRVLILLDNAADTAQVLPLLPASPGCLVLVTSRARLVDLDGAEWFSIGMLVPEDSTALLAEMLGAERAAAEPEAVAELAELCGRLPLALRIVAARLRNRPRWTVRHLVERLSHETRRLDELSVGQRSVTAALELSYQALGARQRAVFCLLGQHPGVEIDVWSAAALAGTSAREAEDVLEHLLDVHLLQQHTETLYSFHDLVRSFARSLWAGTADGDEADGVVARRLLPYYLGATEAACAALFPDRLRIETGFPVPDAGLPSFPTPEDALAWFDREHHAIQLALNREGDAADQRCVLHLSRNLAFYFYTRSRVEEQATQGVAAVRAARRLGEPRLLSLSLNNLAVSHWRLGHFPEGVEAASEALEISRRSGDRQHEAISVGRLGLLHSALGHIAEALSFLEQAVVLRRESGDEVGAAESWTNLSTVYRWLGRFPEAAGAVERAVRINQRIGSYDNEKMALIELAATRLGTGDVRQALDILEQALALGDETRRSENHALALAFMAEARQLLGERENALHDADRALELVGRSGARLRSSEVENIVGRVHRGSGDPARALQLHKSAFERSTVLGYRVETACALVGLARAAEDVGDHQEAAEYFRQAHGLFEAMGLAASHRSWA, via the coding sequence GTGGGTTCTGAGCAAGGTCTTCGTTTTCACGTCCTTGGGGCGGTGGAGGGCTGGGCCGGGGACGCGCGGTTGCGCCTCGGCGGCGTGATCCAGGAACGCATACTCGTCACCCTGCTGCTGGAGTACGGCAGGTTAGTCCCGGTCGCGCGGCTCGTCGAAGCGGCCTGGGACGAGCTGCCGCCGTTGAGTGCCGAGCACCAGGTGCGCAAGGCGATTTCAGACCTGCGCCGACGTATACCGGGCGGCGCAGGGGTCATCGTCACCGATGGCCCCGGCTACCGCGCTGAGTCGGCGGAATTCGGACTGGATCTGAGTGAGTTCGCCCGGGGGCTGCGCTTGGCGCGGGAAGCCGTCGCGGAGGAGCGCCGGTCCGACGCCGTCGTCGCGTTGCGCGAAGCGCTGGCGCTGTGGCGAGGCCCGGTCATGGTCGGCCGGGGCGGCAGGGTGATCGAGGCGGCCGCGATCGTATGGGAGGAGCGACGACTGGCCGCCAGCGAGCAGTGCTTCGAGCTGCGCCTCGCGCTGGGAGAGGCAGGTGAGCTAGTAGGTGATCTGCGAGCGCTTGTGTCGCAGCATCCGCTGCGGGAGGCCCCGCGCGGGCACCTGATGCTGGCCCTCTATCGAGCGGGCCGAGGAGTCGAGGCACTGGAGGAGTACGGTGCGGTGCGTGCTCTTCTCGCGGAGGAGCTGGGTATCGACCCGGGCGCCCGGCTTGCCGGGTTGCACGAGGCCATATTGCGGGAGGACCCGGATCTCGCCCCGCCGCACCGGCCCGCCAGCGCCGGGCCGGACGGTTCGCCCGGCCCGGCACAGGGGATCCGCGCCCTGCCGTACGACCCTCCTGACTTCACCGGACGGAACGAGGAACTGGAACTGCTGCTCGACCATGTCCGCAGACCCGGGGGTGAGGGAACCCATGTCATCGCCATTGACGGCATGGGCGGCGCGGGGAAAACGGCCTTGGCCGTGCATGCCGCCCACCGGCTCGCCCCCCACTACCCGGACGGCCAGCTCCATATCGACCTGCGTGGATTTACCCCGGGCGAGAGCCCGTTCCGGCCGGGTGCCGCGCTGGAGAGCTTGCTGCGGGCTCTGGGGATGCCGCACCAGCCTCTCCCGGGCAGCGCGGAGGAGCGCGCTCGTGTGTGGCGGGCCGCGCTGGCGCGCAAGAGAGTGCTGATCCTGCTGGACAATGCCGCCGACACGGCTCAGGTGCTACCACTGCTGCCGGCCTCCCCCGGCTGCTTGGTGCTGGTCACTAGCCGGGCCAGGCTGGTGGATCTGGACGGTGCCGAGTGGTTCTCCATCGGCATGCTGGTGCCCGAGGACAGCACCGCACTGCTGGCGGAGATGCTCGGGGCCGAGCGTGCGGCCGCCGAGCCGGAAGCGGTGGCCGAGCTCGCCGAGCTGTGTGGCCGACTGCCGCTCGCTCTGCGCATCGTGGCTGCCCGGCTGCGCAACCGGCCGCGATGGACTGTGCGCCACCTTGTCGAACGGCTCAGCCACGAGACGCGGCGGCTCGATGAGCTCAGCGTGGGACAACGCAGTGTCACGGCGGCCCTGGAACTGTCGTACCAGGCACTGGGAGCCCGGCAACGGGCTGTGTTCTGCCTGCTTGGCCAGCACCCGGGTGTGGAGATTGACGTCTGGTCCGCTGCGGCGCTGGCGGGCACGTCGGCCCGCGAGGCCGAGGACGTGCTCGAGCACCTGCTCGACGTACATCTGCTGCAGCAGCATACGGAGACGCTCTACAGCTTCCACGACCTGGTGCGCAGCTTCGCCCGGTCCCTATGGGCGGGCACCGCCGACGGGGACGAGGCCGACGGCGTGGTGGCCCGACGGCTTCTTCCGTACTACCTGGGGGCGACGGAAGCCGCGTGTGCGGCGCTGTTCCCCGACAGGCTGCGCATTGAGACTGGCTTCCCTGTGCCTGACGCGGGGCTGCCGTCGTTCCCTACCCCAGAGGACGCGTTGGCCTGGTTCGATCGGGAGCACCACGCAATCCAGCTCGCCCTGAACCGCGAGGGCGATGCGGCGGATCAGCGGTGTGTGCTCCACCTGTCCCGGAACCTGGCCTTCTACTTCTACACGCGCAGCCGGGTGGAGGAACAGGCAACGCAGGGGGTCGCCGCCGTCCGGGCCGCCCGGCGGCTGGGCGAGCCCCGGTTGCTGAGCCTGAGCCTGAACAACCTAGCGGTGTCGCACTGGAGGCTGGGTCACTTCCCGGAGGGTGTCGAGGCAGCTTCGGAGGCGCTGGAGATCAGCCGCCGGTCCGGCGACCGTCAGCACGAGGCCATCAGCGTCGGTCGGCTCGGGCTGCTGCACAGCGCGCTCGGCCACATTGCCGAAGCACTTTCGTTTCTGGAACAGGCGGTGGTCCTCCGGCGGGAGAGCGGGGACGAGGTCGGCGCGGCCGAGAGCTGGACCAATCTCAGCACTGTTTACCGCTGGCTGGGACGCTTTCCGGAGGCCGCAGGGGCCGTCGAGCGCGCCGTGCGCATCAATCAGCGGATCGGCTCGTACGACAATGAAAAAATGGCCCTGATCGAACTCGCGGCGACCCGGCTCGGCACCGGGGACGTGCGCCAGGCGCTGGACATCCTCGAACAGGCCCTGGCGCTCGGTGACGAGACCCGCAGGTCGGAGAACCACGCCCTCGCCCTGGCCTTCATGGCGGAGGCCCGGCAGCTCCTCGGCGAGCGGGAGAACGCCCTCCACGACGCCGATCGTGCCCTGGAGCTGGTCGGCCGCTCGGGAGCAAGGCTGCGGTCCTCGGAGGTTGAGAACATCGTGGGCCGGGTCCACCGCGGGAGCGGCGACCCGGCCCGGGCCCTGCAGCTGCACAAGAGCGCCTTCGAGCGCTCAACTGTCCTCGGCTACCGCGTTGAGACAGCCTGTGCACTGGTCGGTCTGGCGCGCGCCGCCGAGGACGTGGGTGACCACCAAGAGGCTGCGGAGTACTTCCGCCAGGCCCATGGCCTCTTCGAGGCCATGGGCCTGGCGGCATCCCACCGTAGCTGGGCCTGA
- a CDS encoding ABC transporter substrate-binding protein, which translates to MVQAQWFHEDGDGSTMVGPARARLALPSSVRSPAHQVNRRAFLRGLAVASSGLALGGGLTACASGQTSPTGAGEPRRGGRLRAVVSGASSSDDTLHPFVAGSWGAGIVMKNLFDKLCAYDDDLTVTNRLAESIEPNSDGSRWTIRLRDGVEWHDGKPLSADDLMYSIRYLLDPKSSFTGAKDLAMVDAEGLRKVDRRTVAVPMRQPIADLPSLLAGWYVYVIQDGTTAFDNDHPPVGTGPFRFGRWSPGDRVRLTRNDSYWESGRPYLDELEIIFITKPDTRLNALLGGDADVAHELAWAQAAAQERAGRVQVVTSPVGRMQSFNMMVDRKPFSDPDVREALKLAVDRQEIVDTVYSGYAEVGNDLYGLGAPLYHDDLPQRGYDPDKAKSLLRKAGQEGLTVTLHTSDVSPGMLEAATLYAEQARRAGIAIKLDKSPADSYWSQVWAKKPFAQGGWGNYALDWFYGQTMLSTSDRNETGWRRPDWDKRFFAARATMDPGLRERRYADLQQELWQDGGHIIHSFMQWIDGAQHKVGGVRGAPPASDGWGSYRDVWIGGA; encoded by the coding sequence GTGGTGCAAGCCCAGTGGTTCCACGAGGATGGAGACGGGTCCACCATGGTCGGTCCTGCCCGGGCGCGCCTTGCGCTGCCCAGTTCTGTACGTTCCCCCGCACATCAGGTCAACCGGCGCGCGTTTCTGCGTGGGCTGGCGGTCGCCTCGTCCGGTCTCGCCCTCGGCGGTGGCCTGACCGCGTGCGCCTCCGGGCAGACCTCGCCCACCGGCGCGGGGGAGCCCCGGCGCGGGGGCCGGCTGCGTGCGGTGGTCTCGGGGGCCAGCTCCAGCGATGACACGCTGCACCCCTTCGTCGCCGGATCGTGGGGCGCGGGCATCGTGATGAAGAACCTCTTCGACAAGCTGTGCGCGTACGACGACGATCTCACGGTCACCAACCGGCTTGCGGAGTCCATCGAACCGAACTCCGACGGCTCGCGGTGGACCATCAGGCTCCGGGACGGCGTCGAGTGGCACGACGGCAAGCCGCTGTCGGCCGACGACCTGATGTACTCCATCAGGTATCTGCTCGACCCCAAGTCCTCCTTCACGGGTGCCAAGGACCTCGCGATGGTGGATGCCGAGGGGCTGCGCAAGGTGGACCGGCGTACCGTGGCGGTCCCGATGCGCCAGCCCATCGCCGACCTGCCGTCGCTGCTCGCGGGCTGGTACGTCTACGTCATCCAGGACGGCACGACCGCGTTCGACAACGACCATCCGCCGGTCGGCACCGGGCCGTTCCGGTTCGGCCGGTGGAGCCCGGGGGACCGGGTGCGGCTGACCCGGAACGACTCCTACTGGGAGAGCGGTCGCCCCTACCTCGACGAGCTGGAGATCATCTTCATCACCAAGCCCGACACCCGGCTCAACGCGCTGCTCGGCGGCGACGCCGATGTCGCGCACGAGCTGGCCTGGGCGCAGGCCGCGGCGCAGGAGCGGGCGGGCCGGGTCCAGGTCGTGACGTCGCCGGTCGGCCGTATGCAGAGCTTCAACATGATGGTCGACCGGAAGCCGTTCAGCGATCCGGATGTGCGCGAGGCCCTGAAGCTGGCGGTGGACCGCCAGGAGATCGTGGACACGGTGTACTCCGGCTACGCCGAAGTGGGCAACGACCTGTACGGGTTGGGTGCTCCGCTGTACCACGACGACCTGCCGCAGCGCGGCTACGATCCGGACAAGGCGAAGTCGCTGCTGCGCAAGGCGGGTCAGGAGGGGCTGACCGTCACCCTCCACACCTCAGATGTCTCCCCCGGCATGCTGGAGGCCGCGACCCTCTACGCCGAGCAGGCCAGGCGTGCGGGGATCGCCATCAAGCTGGACAAGTCACCGGCCGACTCGTACTGGTCGCAGGTGTGGGCCAAGAAGCCCTTCGCGCAGGGCGGCTGGGGCAACTACGCGCTCGACTGGTTCTACGGACAGACGATGCTGTCCACCTCGGACCGGAATGAGACCGGCTGGCGCCGTCCGGACTGGGACAAGCGGTTCTTCGCCGCGCGCGCCACCATGGACCCCGGCCTGCGGGAGCGGCGCTACGCCGATCTGCAGCAGGAGCTCTGGCAGGACGGCGGGCACATCATCCACTCGTTCATGCAGTGGATCGACGGCGCACAGCACAAGGTCGGCGGCGTCCGCGGCGCCCCGCCGGCTTCCGACGGCTGGGGCAGCTACCGCGATGTCTGGATCGGCGGCGCGTGA
- a CDS encoding ABC transporter permease, with translation MTCHAHPLLTACGRRLLAAAGVTGAATVLVFAGTELLPGDAAEVILSRSAGGAGGTPEQIAALRAELGLDRPWALRYVDWLAGTVDGDLGRSLVSGRPVTDIVGQRLGNTLLLAGLAAALLVPVAIGLGVWSGLQQGRFADRVTSAVAIGLQSLPEFVAATGLIAVFALGLRLLPPVSLIPDGTSPLARPETLVLPVASLLTVMAGQSVRMVRARTGEVVRAEYVRMARLHGIPERRLVWRYVIPNAVTPALQLLAGSVSWLIGGVVVVEQVFAYPGISHELVAAVASRDVPVVQALAATMAACGILVYTAADLLAIVLVPKLRTSGH, from the coding sequence GTGACCTGCCATGCGCACCCGTTGCTCACCGCGTGCGGGCGGCGGCTGCTGGCCGCGGCAGGGGTGACGGGCGCCGCCACGGTGCTGGTGTTCGCCGGGACGGAGCTGCTCCCGGGTGACGCGGCCGAGGTGATTCTGTCCCGGTCGGCGGGCGGGGCGGGCGGTACGCCGGAGCAGATCGCCGCGCTGCGCGCGGAGCTGGGCCTGGACCGGCCCTGGGCCCTGCGGTACGTCGACTGGCTGGCCGGGACCGTCGACGGCGACCTGGGGCGCTCCCTGGTCAGCGGCCGCCCGGTGACCGACATCGTCGGCCAGCGGCTGGGCAACACGCTGCTGCTGGCCGGGCTGGCGGCGGCGCTGCTGGTGCCGGTCGCGATCGGGCTCGGGGTGTGGTCGGGCCTGCAGCAGGGCCGGTTCGCGGACCGCGTCACCTCGGCGGTGGCGATCGGGCTGCAGTCGCTGCCCGAGTTCGTTGCGGCGACCGGCCTGATCGCGGTGTTCGCCCTCGGTCTGCGGCTGCTGCCGCCGGTGTCCCTGATACCGGACGGCACCAGCCCGCTCGCCCGCCCGGAGACCCTCGTCCTGCCGGTGGCCAGCCTGCTCACGGTGATGGCGGGGCAGTCGGTCCGGATGGTCCGCGCCCGTACCGGCGAGGTGGTGCGGGCCGAGTATGTGCGCATGGCCAGGCTGCACGGCATCCCCGAACGGCGCCTGGTGTGGCGGTACGTGATACCGAACGCGGTCACCCCCGCGCTGCAGCTGCTGGCCGGCAGCGTCTCCTGGCTGATCGGCGGAGTGGTCGTCGTGGAGCAGGTCTTCGCCTACCCCGGCATCAGCCATGAACTGGTCGCGGCGGTCGCCAGCCGGGATGTGCCCGTCGTACAGGCGTTGGCCGCGACGATGGCGGCATGCGGCATTCTCGTCTACACGGCTGCGGACCTGCTGGCGATCGTCCTGGTGCCGAAGCTGCGGACCAGTGGGCACTGA
- a CDS encoding ABC transporter permease: MRSALRSLRSLRRQRTPRSLGPAGVIGALATCTVLAVAVVGPLLAPYGGTEPVGAAYAAPQAGMWLGTDHLGRDVLSRVLTGGTSMLLLSAAALSLAYLIGGGLGLIAALGRGVLDAVLIRPLDVLLALPPFLVLAVLATGTGRGTLVVIVAATVANIPSVARVVRAAAWEVSVRGWVEAAVARGERRVTIARREVLPHIVTPLLADVGVRATAVIGLVGTANFLGLGLQPPLADWALMIAENRSGLMLQPWAVLAPAGCIAVLAIGINVTADALVHTRSRHA; the protein is encoded by the coding sequence ATGCGGTCGGCCCTGCGAAGTCTGCGGTCTCTGCGAAGACAGCGGACTCCGCGCAGTCTTGGTCCGGCGGGCGTCATCGGCGCGCTGGCGACCTGCACGGTGCTGGCAGTCGCCGTAGTGGGGCCGCTGCTGGCCCCGTACGGCGGTACCGAGCCGGTGGGCGCCGCGTACGCCGCGCCACAGGCCGGTATGTGGCTGGGGACGGACCACCTCGGGCGGGATGTGCTCAGCCGGGTGCTGACCGGCGGCACGAGCATGCTGCTGCTGTCGGCGGCGGCGCTGAGCCTGGCGTATCTGATCGGTGGCGGCCTGGGGCTGATCGCCGCGCTGGGCCGGGGCGTGCTGGACGCGGTGCTGATCCGCCCGCTGGATGTGCTGCTCGCGCTGCCGCCGTTCCTGGTGCTCGCCGTGTTGGCCACGGGGACGGGACGCGGCACGCTGGTCGTGATCGTCGCCGCCACCGTGGCCAACATCCCCAGCGTCGCGCGCGTTGTGCGGGCAGCGGCCTGGGAGGTGTCGGTACGCGGCTGGGTGGAGGCGGCCGTCGCGCGCGGGGAACGCCGGGTCACGATCGCCCGGCGTGAGGTGCTGCCCCACATCGTGACCCCCCTGCTGGCCGATGTCGGCGTACGGGCCACGGCGGTGATCGGCCTGGTCGGCACCGCGAACTTTCTCGGCCTCGGCCTGCAGCCACCGCTCGCCGACTGGGCGCTGATGATCGCGGAGAACCGCTCGGGCCTGATGCTGCAGCCCTGGGCGGTGCTGGCGCCCGCCGGGTGCATCGCCGTCCTGGCCATCGGGATCAACGTCACCGCTGACGCCCTCGTACACACCAGGAGCCGCCATGCCTGA
- a CDS encoding ABC transporter ATP-binding protein codes for MPDVLAEVSGLRVEAPAGAVLDGVGLTVFPGELLGVVGESGSGKTTLALALLGASPPGTRVTGGQVTVAGAAMLRGTEAQRRRLRGDLVAYVPQDAALALNPAMRIGDQVTEVARAHPGRTPPDELVARAMRRAGLPSERRYLRRWPHQISGGQQQRVTLAQALVNEPRLLVLDEPTTGLDADARDALLTRLRQLGEDTGCGMVYITHDIAAVTTIADRLAVLYAGRMVETAPTSELLKQPRHPYTAALLAAVPGPALDRRPVGLPGSVPPVGARETGGCGFAPRCALTEPGCRTTAPTAVALAERHLVVCHRHDVVPATPPHTEPLPWRPEAPGPEAPSVVTVDGLHAVHRGPRRHTVVAAASVSFTLAAGECLALVGSSGSGKSTIARCLAGLHRPEAGKIRLGTALLAARARKRSREQRRAIQLVPQNPADSLDPSRTVGEQVARPAKLLRGLSTRDAGVAALDMLDRVRLPSPVATRLPGELSGGERQRVAIARALVARPELLICDEITSALDVSVQAAVLELLAELQRDLGLAMLFISHDRAVVATVADRIAVLAEGTLSELGAADHLPQDAANRSPTDPSRPTTTR; via the coding sequence ATGCCTGACGTTCTCGCCGAGGTCAGCGGGCTGCGCGTCGAAGCGCCCGCAGGGGCGGTGCTCGACGGCGTCGGCCTCACCGTCTTCCCGGGCGAACTGCTCGGCGTTGTCGGTGAGTCCGGCTCCGGCAAGACCACCCTCGCGCTCGCCCTGCTCGGTGCCTCCCCTCCCGGTACCCGCGTCACCGGCGGGCAGGTCACGGTCGCCGGGGCCGCCATGCTGCGCGGCACCGAGGCCCAGCGGCGCCGGCTCCGAGGCGATCTGGTCGCGTACGTGCCGCAGGACGCCGCGCTCGCGCTCAACCCCGCCATGCGCATCGGGGACCAGGTCACCGAGGTGGCCCGCGCCCATCCCGGCCGCACGCCCCCCGACGAGCTGGTGGCCCGTGCGATGCGGCGCGCGGGTCTGCCGTCCGAGCGCCGGTACCTGCGCCGCTGGCCGCACCAGATCTCCGGGGGCCAGCAGCAGCGGGTGACGCTTGCTCAGGCGCTGGTCAACGAGCCACGGCTGCTTGTGCTCGACGAGCCCACCACCGGGCTCGACGCCGACGCCCGGGACGCACTGCTGACCCGGCTGCGGCAGCTCGGGGAGGACACCGGCTGCGGCATGGTGTACATCACCCACGACATCGCGGCGGTCACCACCATCGCCGACCGGCTCGCCGTGCTCTACGCGGGCCGGATGGTGGAAACCGCACCCACCAGCGAACTCCTGAAGCAGCCCCGGCACCCCTATACGGCGGCGCTGCTGGCCGCGGTGCCCGGCCCGGCGCTCGACCGCCGACCCGTGGGACTGCCGGGCAGCGTCCCGCCGGTCGGTGCGCGGGAGACCGGTGGATGCGGCTTCGCGCCACGGTGCGCGCTCACCGAGCCCGGGTGCAGGACGACGGCGCCCACCGCGGTGGCGCTCGCCGAGCGTCACTTGGTCGTGTGCCACCGGCACGATGTGGTCCCCGCCACGCCGCCGCACACCGAGCCGCTTCCATGGCGTCCGGAAGCGCCGGGGCCGGAGGCACCGAGCGTGGTCACCGTAGACGGCCTGCATGCCGTACACCGCGGACCCCGGCGGCACACCGTGGTCGCCGCGGCGAGTGTGTCGTTCACCCTGGCCGCTGGGGAGTGCCTCGCGCTCGTCGGTTCGTCCGGCTCCGGCAAGAGCACCATCGCCCGGTGCCTGGCAGGGCTGCACCGGCCGGAAGCGGGCAAGATCCGGCTCGGTACGGCCCTGCTCGCCGCCCGGGCGCGCAAACGCAGCCGGGAGCAGCGGCGGGCCATCCAACTTGTCCCGCAGAACCCGGCGGACTCCCTTGACCCCTCCCGCACGGTGGGTGAGCAGGTGGCCCGGCCCGCCAAGCTGCTCCGTGGACTGAGCACCCGTGACGCGGGCGTGGCGGCCCTGGACATGCTGGACCGCGTGCGCCTGCCCTCCCCCGTCGCCACCCGGTTGCCGGGCGAGCTGTCCGGCGGCGAGCGCCAGCGGGTGGCCATCGCCCGCGCCCTGGTGGCCCGGCCCGAGCTGCTCATCTGCGATGAGATCACCTCGGCCCTCGATGTCTCGGTTCAAGCGGCCGTACTGGAGCTGCTGGCCGAACTCCAGCGTGACCTCGGTCTTGCGATGCTGTTCATCAGCCACGACCGCGCTGTCGTCGCCACGGTCGCGGACCGGATCGCGGTACTCGCCGAAGGCACGCTGAGCGAGCTCGGGGCCGCGGATCACCTACCCCAGGACGCGGCGAACCGTTCCCCGACGGACCCGAGTCGCCCGACCACGACGCGATGA
- a CDS encoding NAD(P)-dependent oxidoreductase produces the protein MTTVTLLHPGAMGVAIGAQAARSGATVLWFPAERSAATKARAEAAGLTPAADLPTALAASDIVLSVCPPAAAEDVAAIVASHAFNGVYVDANAISPERMRRIADRQQAQGATPVDGAIIGPAPRGTATARLYLAGHTPAVTQAAALFTGTQVTARPLDKPLGAASALKMAFGGYQKAARTLAAVSHALAATHDVTEELTAEGRTMAAAVLADTDYLPSVAARAWRWGPEMHEVANALREAGLPPDLAQAAATTMQHWNRDKDKNNLTLEDTLTHLRSTSHDAHHD, from the coding sequence ATGACCACCGTGACCCTGCTCCACCCCGGTGCGATGGGTGTCGCCATCGGCGCACAGGCGGCCCGTTCCGGAGCGACCGTCCTCTGGTTCCCCGCCGAACGCAGTGCCGCCACCAAGGCCCGCGCCGAGGCCGCTGGACTCACCCCCGCAGCAGACCTGCCCACCGCTCTGGCGGCAAGCGACATCGTGCTGTCCGTCTGCCCTCCGGCAGCCGCCGAAGATGTCGCCGCAATCGTCGCCAGCCACGCTTTTAACGGCGTTTACGTCGACGCCAACGCCATCAGCCCCGAACGCATGCGCCGTATAGCCGACCGCCAGCAGGCGCAAGGAGCCACCCCGGTGGACGGAGCCATCATCGGCCCAGCACCACGCGGCACCGCCACCGCCCGGCTCTACCTTGCCGGTCACACCCCAGCCGTCACCCAGGCCGCCGCCCTCTTCACCGGCACCCAGGTCACCGCACGTCCCCTGGACAAACCCCTGGGCGCGGCCTCAGCACTGAAGATGGCCTTCGGCGGCTACCAGAAAGCCGCCCGCACCCTGGCCGCCGTCTCGCACGCACTCGCCGCCACCCACGACGTCACAGAAGAACTGACCGCCGAGGGCCGGACCATGGCCGCAGCCGTCCTGGCCGACACCGACTATCTGCCCAGCGTCGCCGCCCGCGCCTGGCGCTGGGGCCCGGAAATGCACGAAGTCGCAAACGCCCTCCGGGAAGCCGGCCTGCCCCCAGACCTCGCCCAAGCCGCAGCCACCACCATGCAGCACTGGAACCGGGACAAAGACAAAAACAACCTCACGCTGGAAGACACCCTCACGCATCTGCGCTCAACGAGCCACGACGCCCACCACGACTAG
- a CDS encoding SCO1860 family LAETG-anchored protein — protein sequence MRVLGIPARSAALLGAAALAAGGALTAGPAYATPADAHSGGTGKATAVAARADLDVSVKGVGEIPVKASLSDVSAPADAEQKLLTAEVKGANNGRPVTLVKAEVAHASAQANTQRSIGDVKLVGVKAYAPGLSATPLLSAGLLKATASCETGKKPSAKTALADLSVLGKPVTVNGTGATQVEVPGVGTVDLALEETATTNSTATATALRLTYTVKPAKLDVVKASGEIVLAEATCAMPDSSGSTDGGSTDGGSANGGSTNGGSTSGGSDGGSTEGSSGGSAGSNGAEDGGSADNQPTTQTGDLAETGSSSATPIIAGVGAALLLAGGAMYVIRRRSSSAQDS from the coding sequence ATGCGAGTCCTTGGTATCCCCGCACGCTCAGCCGCTCTCCTTGGCGCCGCTGCCCTCGCGGCCGGCGGTGCGCTCACCGCAGGCCCGGCCTATGCCACGCCTGCGGACGCACACTCCGGTGGCACCGGCAAGGCAACCGCCGTCGCGGCGCGCGCCGACCTGGATGTCTCCGTGAAGGGCGTCGGCGAGATTCCGGTCAAGGCGTCTCTCAGTGACGTCAGCGCACCCGCCGACGCCGAGCAGAAACTGCTCACGGCCGAGGTGAAGGGCGCGAACAACGGCCGGCCCGTGACGCTGGTCAAGGCCGAGGTTGCACATGCCAGCGCGCAGGCGAACACACAGCGGTCCATAGGCGACGTCAAGCTCGTCGGCGTCAAGGCCTACGCACCCGGCCTGTCCGCCACCCCGCTGCTGAGCGCCGGCCTGCTGAAGGCCACCGCTTCCTGTGAGACCGGCAAGAAGCCATCCGCCAAGACCGCGCTGGCGGACCTGTCCGTCCTCGGCAAGCCGGTCACGGTCAACGGGACGGGTGCCACACAGGTTGAGGTGCCCGGCGTCGGCACCGTTGACCTCGCTCTGGAGGAGACGGCCACGACGAACAGCACGGCTACCGCCACCGCGCTCCGGCTGACGTACACGGTGAAGCCGGCCAAGCTGGACGTCGTGAAGGCATCCGGTGAGATCGTCCTCGCCGAGGCCACCTGCGCCATGCCGGACAGCTCCGGCTCCACCGATGGCGGGTCCACCGATGGCGGCTCCGCCAACGGCGGCTCGACCAACGGCGGCTCGACCAGCGGCGGTTCGGACGGCGGCTCGACCGAGGGCAGCTCCGGCGGTTCCGCCGGTTCGAACGGCGCCGAGGACGGCGGTTCCGCGGACAACCAGCCCACCACCCAGACCGGTGACCTCGCCGAGACCGGCAGCAGCTCTGCCACACCCATCATCGCCGGTGTGGGCGCTGCCCTACTCCTTGCCGGCGGGGCCATGTACGTGATCCGCCGCCGGAGCAGCAGCGCCCAGGACAGCTGA